In Sebastes fasciatus isolate fSebFas1 chromosome 24, fSebFas1.pri, whole genome shotgun sequence, the following are encoded in one genomic region:
- the gpr180 gene encoding integral membrane protein GPR180 isoform X1 — MYLLATLVAVMLLSSEVLGKKVTGLFKSEAARQQNGQFITTFMYQAGENGLLVYQLDNSALATEKESRLLLYQVMNSDLDNLSCSERLSKASIAISLSDDEHNQTIPRQSSPTAWRAVYIDRYTCQESEVIPSHPDVSFTILMFNADSAGNPLEHFSAEEAGLHSFYFLLLLAYFIACCIYVQPLYQALRKGGPMHTVLKVLTTALALQGCSSLCNYIHLARYSRDGIGIPLMGNLAEFWDMVSQVSMLYMLLSLCVSWTLSRGRKPQSRPLQWEQSRTSTAVAVGGVVVQGALLLWEQYSESNRQHHNYHAQLSLAGLLLMALRVSLALLLASVLYQITSTERSTLKRDFYLCFSKGCFLWFLCHPVLYLVSAIFNVHQREKVVTIGVILCQSISMVILYQLFLSRSLYWEVSSLSSVSLPLTMSRTNQRGRY; from the exons atgtatttattagcCACACTTGTGGCTGTAATGCTGCTCAGCTCGGAGGTTTTGGGTAAAAAGGTAACAGGACTTTTTAAGAGTGAAGCAGCGAGACAGCAGAATGGCCAGTTCATCACTACATTCATGTACCAAG CAGGTGAAAATGGTCTGTTGGTGTACCAGCTGGACAACTCTGCTCTGGCCACAGAGAAGGAGTCCAGGTTGCTGCTGTATCAGGTCATGAACTCAGACCTGGACAACCTCAGCTGCTCTGAGAGGCTCTCTAAAGCCTCAATCGCCA TTTCTCTCAGTGATGATGAACACAACCAGACGATCCCACGCCAGTCCTCTCCGACAGCCTGGCGGGCCGTGTATATTGACAGATACACATGTCAG GAAAGTGAAGTGATTCCATCTCACCCTGATGTCAGTTTTACAATTTTGATGTTCAACGCCGACTCGGCTGGAAATCCTCTGGAGCACTTCAGTGCTGAGGAGGCAG gCCTCCATAGTTTTTACTTCCTGCTGTTGCTGGCCTACTTCATAGCCTGCTGTATCTACGTCCAGCCTCTGTACCAGGCTCTGAGGAAAGGAGGTCCCATGCACACTGTCCTCAAAGTGCTGACCACGGCGCTGGCGTTACAGGGCTGCTCCTCGCTCTGCAACTACATCCACCTGGCCAG GTATTCCAGAGATGGTATTGGTATTCCTCTGATGGGCAACCTGGCAGAGT TCTGGGATATGGTGTCCCAGGTGTCCATGCTGTACATGTTGCTGAGCCTGTGTGTGAGCTGGACTCTGAGCCGCGGCAGGAAGCCTCAGTCCAGACCTCTGCAGTGGGAACAGTCTCGGACGTCAACGGCCGTCGCTGTCGGTGGAGTCGTTGTGCAG GGAGCGTTGCTGCTGTGGGAGCAGTACTCTGAATCAAATAGACAACATCACAACTACCACGCCCAGCTGAGTCTGGCAGGTCTCCTGCTCATGGCTCTGAGGGTGAGCCTGGCCCTCCTGCTGGCCTCTGTCCTCTACCAGATCACCTCCACCGAGAGGAGCACCCTGAAGAGAGACTTCTACCTCTGCTTCTCCAAG GGATGCTTCCTGTGGTTCCTCTGTCATCCCGTCCTCTACCTCGTGTCGGCTATCTTCAACGTGCACCAGAGGGAGAAG GTGGTGACGATCGGCGTGATCCTCTGCCAGTCCATCTCCATGGTGATCCTCTACCAGCTCTTCCTGTCTCGTTCTCTCTACTGGGaggtctcctctctctcctctgtgtctctgccACTCACCATGTCCAGGACAAACCAGAGGGGGCGCTACTGA
- the gpr180 gene encoding integral membrane protein GPR180 isoform X2: MYLLATLVAVMLLSSEVLGKKVTGLFKSEAARQQNGQFITTFMYQGENGLLVYQLDNSALATEKESRLLLYQVMNSDLDNLSCSERLSKASIAISLSDDEHNQTIPRQSSPTAWRAVYIDRYTCQESEVIPSHPDVSFTILMFNADSAGNPLEHFSAEEAGLHSFYFLLLLAYFIACCIYVQPLYQALRKGGPMHTVLKVLTTALALQGCSSLCNYIHLARYSRDGIGIPLMGNLAEFWDMVSQVSMLYMLLSLCVSWTLSRGRKPQSRPLQWEQSRTSTAVAVGGVVVQGALLLWEQYSESNRQHHNYHAQLSLAGLLLMALRVSLALLLASVLYQITSTERSTLKRDFYLCFSKGCFLWFLCHPVLYLVSAIFNVHQREKVVTIGVILCQSISMVILYQLFLSRSLYWEVSSLSSVSLPLTMSRTNQRGRY, encoded by the exons atgtatttattagcCACACTTGTGGCTGTAATGCTGCTCAGCTCGGAGGTTTTGGGTAAAAAGGTAACAGGACTTTTTAAGAGTGAAGCAGCGAGACAGCAGAATGGCCAGTTCATCACTACATTCATGTACCAAG GTGAAAATGGTCTGTTGGTGTACCAGCTGGACAACTCTGCTCTGGCCACAGAGAAGGAGTCCAGGTTGCTGCTGTATCAGGTCATGAACTCAGACCTGGACAACCTCAGCTGCTCTGAGAGGCTCTCTAAAGCCTCAATCGCCA TTTCTCTCAGTGATGATGAACACAACCAGACGATCCCACGCCAGTCCTCTCCGACAGCCTGGCGGGCCGTGTATATTGACAGATACACATGTCAG GAAAGTGAAGTGATTCCATCTCACCCTGATGTCAGTTTTACAATTTTGATGTTCAACGCCGACTCGGCTGGAAATCCTCTGGAGCACTTCAGTGCTGAGGAGGCAG gCCTCCATAGTTTTTACTTCCTGCTGTTGCTGGCCTACTTCATAGCCTGCTGTATCTACGTCCAGCCTCTGTACCAGGCTCTGAGGAAAGGAGGTCCCATGCACACTGTCCTCAAAGTGCTGACCACGGCGCTGGCGTTACAGGGCTGCTCCTCGCTCTGCAACTACATCCACCTGGCCAG GTATTCCAGAGATGGTATTGGTATTCCTCTGATGGGCAACCTGGCAGAGT TCTGGGATATGGTGTCCCAGGTGTCCATGCTGTACATGTTGCTGAGCCTGTGTGTGAGCTGGACTCTGAGCCGCGGCAGGAAGCCTCAGTCCAGACCTCTGCAGTGGGAACAGTCTCGGACGTCAACGGCCGTCGCTGTCGGTGGAGTCGTTGTGCAG GGAGCGTTGCTGCTGTGGGAGCAGTACTCTGAATCAAATAGACAACATCACAACTACCACGCCCAGCTGAGTCTGGCAGGTCTCCTGCTCATGGCTCTGAGGGTGAGCCTGGCCCTCCTGCTGGCCTCTGTCCTCTACCAGATCACCTCCACCGAGAGGAGCACCCTGAAGAGAGACTTCTACCTCTGCTTCTCCAAG GGATGCTTCCTGTGGTTCCTCTGTCATCCCGTCCTCTACCTCGTGTCGGCTATCTTCAACGTGCACCAGAGGGAGAAG GTGGTGACGATCGGCGTGATCCTCTGCCAGTCCATCTCCATGGTGATCCTCTACCAGCTCTTCCTGTCTCGTTCTCTCTACTGGGaggtctcctctctctcctctgtgtctctgccACTCACCATGTCCAGGACAAACCAGAGGGGGCGCTACTGA